CACGCCCGAACCAACACCTTCGTAAACCTTCTGCCTTCGCCGGAGGTCGTCAGCAGGCAGGAAATCACTGGCTCGATACCGGCCTTGGAAAGTTACCACCACAGGCTCTCGACCTCGAAGAAGCCGTTCTGGGTGCCTTAATGATCGAAAAAGATGCATTATCATCTGTTGTTGACATTCTTAAACCTGAGACGTTTTACAAAGAAGCACACCAGCGGATTTACAATGCTATCCTGACGCTTTTTGGCAATTCTGACCCGATCGATTTGTTAACTGTTACGCAACAATTGCGTAAAACAGGTGAAATCGAGATGGTTGGCGGTGCCGGATACGTATCGGAGCTAACCTTCCGGGTCAACTCAGCCGCAAACATTGAATACCATGCCCGGATTGTGTCGGAGCAGGCACTCAAGCGGGCGCTGATTGCCATGTCGTCCACGATTCTGCGCGACGCATACGAAGATACCACCGACGTTTTTGAGCTTCTGGACCGTACCGAGCAATCCCTCTTCAAGATTTCGGAATCGAATATCAAGAAGAACTACGCCGACATGAGTACCATTGTTCGGATGGCGCTCAATGAGCTGGAAACGAAAAAAAATCAGGAAGGTTTAACGGGTGTTCCTTCTGGATTTACTCAACTCGACCGGGTCACTTCGGGCTGGCAACCTACCGAACTTATCATTTTGGCAGCAAGGCCTGCGATGGGAAAAACGGCTTTTGTCGTTTCAGCCCTCCGAAATGCAGCAGTTGACCACGGTAAAGGCGTCGCAATCTTCTCGCTGGAGATGTCGTCCGTACAGTTGGTAAACCGTCTTATTTCAGCAGAAGCAGAGATCGACTCAGAAAAAATTCGGAAAGGGACGCTGGCCCCGCACGAATGGACCCAGTTGCACCATAAAATTCAACGACTGACCGAAGCCCCCATCTTCATCGACGATACCCCTGCCCTCTCCATCCTGGAACTTCGGGCCAAGTGCCGTCGATTGAAAGCGCAGCACGATATCCAGATGGTGGTCATTGACTACCTCCAGCTCATGTCGGGCGATTCATCGGGCCGGGCTGGTGGCAACCGTGAACAGGAAATTGCTTCAATTTCAAGGGCGCTGAAAAACCTGGCAAAAGAACTAAACGTTCCGGTCATTGCACTTTCGCAGTTGAGTCGGGCTGTAGAAACGCGGGGTGGCGATAAGAAACCCCAACTCTCCGACCTTCGGGAATCGGGATCTATCGAGCAGGATGCCGACATGGTCTGCTTCCTGTACCGTCCTGAATATTACAACATTACGCAGGATGAAAACGGCAACTCGACAGTCGGTATTGGCGAAGTGATCATTGCTAAAAACCGAAGTGGCTCGCTCGATACCATTCAGCTACGGTTCATTAACAAGTTCACTAAATTCTGCGACCTCGATTCGTATTTCGAACCTGTTCAGGCGCAAGGATTTGGCGCAAACGTGAATGGCTTAAGTAGTTTCGACGCTCCACCATCGGCAGGAAGCGTTTTCAAAAGTAAGGCCAACGATATGTCGAATTTTGGGAATGCCGATCCAAGTCAGGAAACGCCGTTCTAATAGTACCCATTTCCATTTATCTGCTATTTTTGTCAGGGTTCACAGACTTCATTCTGAAATTCTTATTAATTCCATTCACTCTTTACCAAACAGACTATGAAAGTTGCTGGTATACTGGCTGGTTTACTTCTTTGTTTTGCCTTATCGACCGAAGCGCAATCGTTGCGGGGCCTCGACAAAAGCCCGATGGACATGGCGTATTATCCCGACGATTTTGCTCATGATCGTAAATTTGCCCCCGCTAAAGTGGGCGATAAAGTCTACGCCCGTGTTACCTACAGTCGGCCTGCCAAAAACGGTCGGGACGTGTTTGGCAAACTCATTCCGTATGGTAAAGTATGGCGGGTTGGTGCGAACGAAGCTACCGAAATCAAGTTTTTTACCGATGCTACAATTCAGGGGAAGAAGCTCAAAGCGGGTGTGTATTCGCTATATACGATTCCGAATGAAACAGAGTGGACAATCATTCTGAATTCAGATCTGGACCAATGGGGCGCTTATAGCTACAAACCAGAACTGGATGTATTACGGGTAACAGCTCCTGTTAAAAAGACCGAAAATGTGGTTGAAAATTTTACGATTCAATTTAAAAAAGCAAAAGACACGCCAACCGAGTCAGTCATGATGTTGGCCTGGGATAACGTCTTGATTGAAGTGCCCGTCACTTTTTAACCACTTATCCCAATTCAACAAAAAAGCCGATTCTATGAAAGAATCGGCTTTTTTGTTGAACCTGATTAAACTTATAATATTGTTTCCTGTGTCGGCATAACAAAAATGCTATGGCAACATAAGTTTAAACAGGTTCGTTACTAAACCTCATCAAAAATTCGGCTTAAGCAGATATTTGCTATAAAAATCATCAATAACCTTGACGGCTTCAGTAGGCGTATCAACCACATTGATCAGTTTCATATCCTCCGGGTTGATATTATGTTCTTCGCCCAGCATCACATTGTTGATCCAGTCGATAAGCCCCTGCCAATAGGATCGGCCAACCAGCACAATGGGGAAGCGGGCAATTTTTCGGGTTTGAATCAATGTCATCGCTTCAAAGAGCTCGTCGAGCGTACCCATACCACCGGGCATGACCACAAATCCCTGTGCATACTTAACGAACATCACTTTCCGGACAAAGAAAAAATCGAAGTTAATGCTTTTGTCAGGATCTATATAAATATTGCTATGCTGCTCAAATGGCAGTTTGATATTCAGTCCAACCGATTTACCACCCTGCTCAAAGGCACCTTTATTACCGGCTTCCATAATCCCTGGCCCTCCTCCAGTAATGACTCCATAACCATGCCGCACCAATTTGGCCGCAATCTCTTCGGTCATTTTGTAATATTTATTATCGGGTTTAGTACGAGCAGAACCAAATATCGATACGCAGGGGCCAATTTTAGCTAATTTGTCAAAGCCTTCAACAAATTCGGCCATTACTTTAAAAATCACCCACGAGTCGGCCGTTTTTATTTCATTCCAGTCATGGTCCGTAAACGCTTCTTTTATACGTTGTTCATCGGGGGTAAGGAGTAACTCGTCGCGCTTAGGTAAATCTGTAGCAATGCGTTCGGTGCTCTGCGCTTCAGAGCGGTGAACATTTTCTTTTGTTTCTTCCATTTACATCAATAAAAAAGGCAGTGGGCGCGAAACGTACTCACTAGTTAAACACTACAAAACCCGCACAACTTACTCAAAAACTCCATTCAAGCTAAATTAGAGTTGCTTTTTCAAGAGGGCGGATTTTTATAACGATTGTTTGGGGTAAAACGTTTCGTATAAATTAAGCCTTAGTTGCTTTTACCTAAATACCTATATGCTTTTTATACGTCAATAACCTATCGCCGAAAACCACTTTTACCAAATTTCATTCAATTTCTATATATTCCTTTTTGGATTTGCCATCAATCATCGCATTGGTTGTAAAAAAACCGAACTTATGGTCCATTTTCACTAAAAAATTCCTAATTTTGCGCTCTGATTTTCACGAACCGACAAAAATTTAGTTTATACAATCATGGCAGTAACAGAATTAAAGCGCAAAGCTCGTCGGAACCGGGCAATTGCTAACAATAAAACGAATGCGATTAAGCAACTGCTCCGCAAGCCTACCATTAAGAATGTAGATGTAGACGCCATCAAAGCATCGTTTGCGGAGAAGAAAGCAGCCTAACATAACGACTGACTTTTTTACGAAAAATCGTTCTTACTTTGCCTCGCTTTTCCCAAGCGGGGCTTTTCGTTTTTGGAGTACACGTGCCCACTCCCGGTCCCGCTTTTTGAGTTCACGGCGTACAAACCGACGATAGTCGATCTGAACCCGGTAGCGAACGGCCTGCCCAAACAGCAATAATCCGCCATTGATAAGAATGAGGCTATACGTTCCCCATAAAAACCATTGCCGAAAAGGCGACCCTGACTGATGCGCTTCGGCAGCAACGCTAAACACACACAGGCCTATGCTAAACAGGATTAGCCCCAATGAGACAACAATCAGTCCCTTCGTACGGGTACTCATGCGTTTAACTAAACGTTGGCCGGGCGGTTTGGCAAGCTTGGTCATCAGATTAGGAGGCTTTTAGTATATTAACACATGACGAACCGTTTTCGTTGACAAGTGCTACTTATTTGGCGAATATAACGAGTTTACAGACTTTTCATTCGTGGTTGCAGCAACGAACCAGAGAAAATGAAAAATCGGTAACCGCGTAACTCAGTTCCTATACGTTTTATAGTTAAGATGGGTATTCAATACTGGCTCCAGTCTCTCTAAACTCTTTCGGCTCCCGTATCCGTTTCCATCCCTCGCTTAAAAAGCCAATACCATAGCCGAGCAACTGTATGAAGGCGGCCTCCACACTCAATACGCCAATTTTCAGGCTCTTTTCTTTTCGAGTAGCGTCAATTAGGATAAGCAACGCGATCAGCCCTACTAAACCAATTGCTATCCCAAACAGAATGGGGCTGATCAGTGCCCACAGCGGAATTGACAAAACAAATAGTGTAAACAAAGCCGGAATGGCATGCACCAGCTTTAGTTCGCCGGGATAATACCGCGAAATATTGATTCTAGCTCGCCCAAAAAAGCGGAGTTGCCGAAAGAACTGGCCAAAATCGGTTCTGCGTTTGTGATAGATAAACGCGTCGGGAATCAGACCCGTACGGAACCCATTTTCGATGATACGAATAGCAAATTCAATATCTTCGCCCATCCGTGTCAGTTTATATCCTCCGATCGTCTCCCATACGTTACGAGAAAGTCCCATATTGAAACTTCGGGGATGGTAAGTTCCTCCAAGATTTTTCTTACTGCCCCGTATTCCCCCTGTTGTAAAGGGTGATGTCATCGAATAGCTAATTGCCCGCTGTATAGGCGTAAAATCAGGATGGGCTTTATCAGGCCCGCCATAGGCATCCAGCTTATCCTGACTAATGCGCTCATTCACAATGGCAAAATAATGGTCTGGAACAAGCGCGTCGGAATCAAAAATAACGAAATAATCCCCTCTGGCGCGTTCAAAACCGTAGTTTCGGGTAAATCCCTGCCCTGAATTAGGTTTAAAGAAATACCGTATAGCTAACCGGTCACGGAACGTGTTGACTACTTCATCAGCTTTGTCCCGTGAACCATCTTCAATCACAAGCACTTCAAACTGGTCATACGTCTGTTTCGTCAGGCTCTCCAAAAGCTCGCGTAACTCGTCCGGGCGATTGTAAACGGGTATGATAACGGAAAAGAACATCAAGCAGCAAGAGTAAAGTATGAAAGGTGAAGAATGGAAAAGCTTAGTTAGAAACTTGTTTAAACTTTTGTTCACTCTTTACCTTTCATGCCTAATTATTTATCGCTTCCAGGAGACTTTCTTCGTTGGCCTGAATGATCTGATCCACTAGGTCGTCGGTTAAGGCAATTGATAGGAACAGACTTTCGAACTGCGATGGAGCCAAATAGACGCCACGGTCCAGCATCGCGTGAAAATACCGGCCAAACTGGGGTACATCACAGGACTTGGCATCCGAAAAGTTCGAAACGGGCCGCTCAGTCATAAACAGGGTAAACATGGAGCCGATATGGTTGATGGTGTAGTTTACCCCCGCTTTCTGTAAGCCCTTACGAAATCCATTCACGAGTTTATCCCCAATGGTTTCCAGGCGTGTATAAACCTCAGGATGTTCATTCAGATAGTGCAGCATCGCCATACCGGCCGACATAGCAATCGGATTACCAGATAATGTACCAGCCTGATAAATAGGTCCAGCCGGTGATACCTGGTTCATAATATCAGCCCGGCCACCATAAGCCCCGACTGGCATACCGCCCCCAATGATCTTCCCCATTGTGGTCAGATCGGGCTTGATGCCAAAGCGTTCTTGTGCGCCCCCTTTTGCCAGACGAAATCCGGTCATCACCTCGTCAAAAATCAGTAAAGCTCCGTATTTGTCGCATAGCGAGCGAATGCCTTCCAGAAAGCCAGGCTCTGGCAATACGCATCCCATATTACCGACAACTGGCTCCAGAATAACCGCAGCTACCTGATTCTGATTATTTTCCAGCAAGGTCTCTACAGCCGCCAAATCGTTGTATGGAGCTGTCAGTGTATCAGCGGCTGTCGCTTTCGTTACACCGGGACTGTCTGGCACGCCCATCGTCATGGCACCACTACCAGCCGCAATCAGAAACGAATCGCCATGGCCGTGGTAACAGCCTTCAAACTTGATAATTTTATCTCGTCCGGTAAACCCTCTGGCCACTCGGATAGCGGCCATTGTTGCTTCCGTACCCGAATTAACCATTCGAACCTTCTCGACTGAAGGTACCATTGCCGTAATCAATTCGGCCATTTCAACTTCTTTACGTGTCGGCGCCCCAAACGAAAATGAGTACTGAATCGCATCACGCACCGCCTTTTCGACTGGTTCAAAGGCGTGCCCCAGAATCATCGGCCCCCACGAATTTATTAATTCAATATACTGACGCCCGTCTTCATCATAGAGGTAAGGGCCCTTAGCCGATTTGATAAACAGTGGAGATCCGCCAACTGCCCGGAAAGCACGCACAGGTGAGTTTACCCCACCCGGAATAAGCGTTTTCGCCTTTTCAAATAATTGTTCGCTCGTTGTCATTTTTACGAATGATAGAATGATTGCGTGATAAAATGATTGAATAGTTATATCGTGAGTCAGAATAACTATTCAATCATTCTATTACTCAATCATTCACTAATTAATTTTGACCAGCTTCCCATCTTCAAATTTTACGATGGGAACGACCTGGTTTTCATTGGCTTGTGTATAGTCAAATCCGGAAAGAATATAGTCGTCCGTATCGGATCGCAACATACTCCGGTTGCGCGACAGAAGGGTGTTGCGAGCTAGCTGCCGCCCAAAGAATAACATCATATCGTAACCTTCACTGGCAAAGATTGATGGAATGGTATTCCGCTTAGCTACATACTGTTCCTGAAAACTAACCACAGGTTCGCGTGTGGCATCAATATAATCAGGGTAAAGCAGATAAACTTCCCGCCGGGCAAAAGTCGATGCGGGTATACGATAAAAATCAAAAGCGGAAGCCGTAGCCAGAAGTGGTCCGATCACATGACGCCGGTTAAGCGCATCTAGTATTCGAGCCCCTTCTTCGTCGTTACTGCTGGCAAAGAATACGTGCCCCATCGGAATGGGCTGGGTTGTCGATACCGGACGGGACGAGCTGACGCTGGCACTGGTGTTACCAGTCAATTGCATCGCATCAGCCATTGCCTGTACACTACCACTTAGTTTCCGAACATCCACGAGTTGATAGTTTTGCTGCTTCAACTCATTTACATAGGCCATTGCTAGCAGCGAGTCTCTCCTCGATGCCCCAAAATAAACCGCCACCCGGCGACCACTATTCAGGCTTCGAGCATGATCAGCCAGCTTTCTCGCCTGCTGGTTGAGTGAGGGTTGCGCCAGAAATGAGAGAGGCTGGTTGGTAACTAAATCGCTACTGGTTGCAATCGGGTTCAGCAGCACAATATTACTTTGGTTCGCATAGGCTGATGCAATCCGATTCGGTTCGATATAGAGTGGGCCAATAATCAGATCTGTTTGGGCAAAGGCTGGGCTATTGACCAGTTCAAGTGCTTTATTGGCATCATTGTCGACATCATAAGCGAACAGATTGACCGTAATTCCTTCTTCCTGAAGCTTGGTTTTCGCCATTTTGATCCCGTCGTAGAGATCGTAAACGTATTGATTGGCCCGAATGCGCTTTTCTGAATTAAATTCATCTAACCGAAACGGGAACATTACCGCAATATTATAATACCCTTTCGCTCGATTAGTGCGGGTAGGCAAGGTTGAACGACCAGCGGTCATTGTGCCTGTTGTGGATGGCGTTATGACAGGTTGCGAACTCCCCACGCCTGGAACGCCAAATCGATTGGTTAGCCGGTCAGAAAGCTCTAGATCGTCCTTATCACTGGCAGTACGCTGAATCAGGTCAATCAATGCTAAACCAACTGTTCGATTATTTGGAAAAGCTTTGTTAAGTTCCTTCAGACGTTTTAAGTCAGTGACCTTTGGGATGAAAGCTTGCTCCAGTTTCGTCACATCAGTACGTAAAGCCGGATCATTGATCTGCTGGATAGCCGTCAATGCATCTTCATACTCGCCCGTTTCCATCGAAACTGCCGCTAACAGGTAATTGGCTTCACTCATCTTTCGCCAGTTGGGAAAGAGGTCCATTAATTGTTGGAGCGCTAAACGAGACTGGGTGAAATTTTTCTGCCGATAAGCTGCCAATGCGTAGTAGTAGCTGGCATACGGTGCCAATCCCCCCCGCTGCTGAATAAGCCCGTTCAGTTCTATTTTTGCCCGATCATAATCCCCAGCCAATACTTTTTTAACAGCATTACTGTACCGTCTCTGCGCTTCTGGCGATACCTGAGCCTGCGTCGGTAGCTGGGTAAGGAGTACCATCAAGCTAACCAATATATAGTTAACCAAACACAATTTATGGGTCATGTCTTTTAGGTTAATGCACAAAAGCAACGCGATGGCGTTGCTTTTGTTATCAAAAGTCGTCAGAGTGCGGCCATTAGTCAATACTTTTTTTAACTAATGGTGGCTCTTTTGCTACTTATTTTTTAGACCTCGCTTTTCGTTGTGCCTCTTCGGCTTGTTTACGAGCCTCTTCGGCTGCCGCCAATTGCTTTTGTAGCAATGCCTGGAACCCACCGGGTTTCTTACCCTGACCCGAAGCGTTCTTCCGACGATTTTCATCCAGCACCGCTTTAATCTTATCTTCATCGACAAACCGTCGGATAAGTTGCTGCTGGGTAATCGTCACAATGTTTGAAACGAAATAGTAGAACGTTAACCCTGCAGGATAGGAATTCAGCACGAACATAAACATGAGCGGGAATATGTAGCTCAGGGCTTTCATATTCACAGGTCCCGGCTGCGTTGGCGTAGTCTGGTTGTTGTAATATGCGTACGCAATGGAAGAAGCCGTCATCAGCACCGTAAACAAGCTCAGATGGCTACCAATAAACGGCAGTGTTGGAAACTTCAGAAAGGCATCGTAGGTCGAAAGGTCACTAGACCAGAGAAATGCCTTTTGCCGAAGCTCAATCAGGTTTGGGAAAAGCATGAACAGCGCAAACAGGATTGGCATAGTAGCCAGCACGGGTACGCAGCCACTCAGCGGGCTTACGCCTACTTCCTGATATAACTTCATCTGCTCAGATTGCTGCTTGGCCATGTCATCGCCCACACGCTCTTTGATCTCATTGATCTCTGGCGCTAACACCCGCATTTTCGCCATACTCACATATGACTTATAAGTTAACGGTGTTAGAAGCAATTTCACAAAGACCACCAGGGCTACAATCAATAGACCATAGTTGGCAATAAATTTCTCCAAGAAGTTGAATACAGGTACAAAGAAGTACTTGTTGATCGGTTTCAGAATTGAGTAACCTAAATATACGTTCCGATCAAATTCTGGGGCTATACTGCCCAGTAGCTGAAACTTATTCGGGCCATAGTAGAATTTGTATTGCCCTTTTCCCGCCTTCACATCCGCTATGGGCAGCATAACATCAGCAATAGCCGTTTTCACAACACTACTGTCAGTGGGGTCAACCAGCGTTTTGAAGCTGGCTTTGGTCATGGGAGCGTTCTTATCGATGAAGCCCGACAGAAAGTATTTGTGCTTGATGGTAAACCACTGAACGGGTTCTTCGAGGGTAGCTTCCTGATTGCTTTCGCCTTCGGCCAGATTTTCGAAGTTTTCATCGGCGGTCAGGTAGTTGATCGTAGCTGCTCGGCGGTTGTTCGCCAGATCGTTTTCGTACTGACGCATCTTATCTTCCCAGAAGAACCGGATATCGCCATTGCCAACCGTGCTGGTCAGCCCATTTAATTTCAGATCATAGTCGATCACATAGCCTTCGGATGGAATGGTATATACCTGCTCTATTGATTGCCCCGGTGCGACTTCGGCACGAAAAACAATTTGCTGGTTCTGTCCACTTACCTGACCATTTGACGTAGATGTCTGGTAATACAACTGATGCAGGTTAACCTTACCCTGCTGCGTAGGCAGTTCCAGGAGGGTTTTACTACTTTTCTCATCGATCAGGACAAGCGGCTTCTGGTCGAAGGTTTTGTAGTTTTTCAAAACCACTTCTTTTACCCGGCCACCCCAAGTACTGAAGGTGACTTTGAGGTCTTTATTTTCAACGGTAATATCACGCGCTTCTCCGGTAGCAACGGCGGCAAAATCACCAAATTGAGCTTTGGCAGCGGCCGAATCGAGCGGTTGTTCTGCTTTATTAATAGCTGCTTCGGCACTGGAAGCCGACTTCGGTTTCGTGGTTTGTATTTTTTGAGCCGGTTCCTTTTCGGGAGCGGGTTTCGGCACCAAAAGCTGGTAGCCGACCAGCATCGCCAGAATCAGGACAATGCCAATGAGTTGATTACGATCCATTATTTGTGTTTTCAGTTTTCAGTTTTCAGTTTTCAGTTAAAAGCCGGGCATCCGAACAGGAAACTGAAAAGCGAAAATTGAAAACTATTTTTCCGCAAAATTACAGTAATCTGGGCGGTTAATCAACCACGTCGGCAGTTTCTACACGGGCGGCTGCAATGTCGGATGAAGTAGGCGGAGCAGCCTTTTTCTGTTGACTGTAAGCCAGCGCAGCCTTAACAAACCTGACAAAAAGCGGATGCGGGTTCATAACGGTACTTTTCAGTTCAGGATGAAACTGAACGCCAACAAACCAGGGGTGTTTATTTTGCGACAACTCAACAATCTCGACCAGGCCGGTTTCCGGATTAATACCTGTTGGTAACAGACCTGCTTTTTCAAAAGCGTCCAGATAATCGTTGTTGAATTCGTATCGATGCCGATGGCGTTCACTAATCTGTGTTTTTCCGTAAATCTGATATGCCAGTGAATCCCGTTTAAGCTTGCAAGTGTAAGCACCCAGGCGCATCGTTCCCCCTTTATCCGTAATGTTCTTCTGGGCCTCCATCATGCTGATGACCGGATTGGCCGTATCAGGCTCCATTTCCGTCGAGTGAGCATCCGCAATTCC
This window of the Spirosoma aerolatum genome carries:
- the dnaB gene encoding replicative DNA helicase, coding for MENNARPNQHLRKPSAFAGGRQQAGNHWLDTGLGKLPPQALDLEEAVLGALMIEKDALSSVVDILKPETFYKEAHQRIYNAILTLFGNSDPIDLLTVTQQLRKTGEIEMVGGAGYVSELTFRVNSAANIEYHARIVSEQALKRALIAMSSTILRDAYEDTTDVFELLDRTEQSLFKISESNIKKNYADMSTIVRMALNELETKKNQEGLTGVPSGFTQLDRVTSGWQPTELIILAARPAMGKTAFVVSALRNAAVDHGKGVAIFSLEMSSVQLVNRLISAEAEIDSEKIRKGTLAPHEWTQLHHKIQRLTEAPIFIDDTPALSILELRAKCRRLKAQHDIQMVVIDYLQLMSGDSSGRAGGNREQEIASISRALKNLAKELNVPVIALSQLSRAVETRGGDKKPQLSDLRESGSIEQDADMVCFLYRPEYYNITQDENGNSTVGIGEVIIAKNRSGSLDTIQLRFINKFTKFCDLDSYFEPVQAQGFGANVNGLSSFDAPPSAGSVFKSKANDMSNFGNADPSQETPF
- a CDS encoding DUF2911 domain-containing protein, translated to MKVAGILAGLLLCFALSTEAQSLRGLDKSPMDMAYYPDDFAHDRKFAPAKVGDKVYARVTYSRPAKNGRDVFGKLIPYGKVWRVGANEATEIKFFTDATIQGKKLKAGVYSLYTIPNETEWTIILNSDLDQWGAYSYKPELDVLRVTAPVKKTENVVENFTIQFKKAKDTPTESVMMLAWDNVLIEVPVTF
- a CDS encoding LOG family protein, with amino-acid sequence MEETKENVHRSEAQSTERIATDLPKRDELLLTPDEQRIKEAFTDHDWNEIKTADSWVIFKVMAEFVEGFDKLAKIGPCVSIFGSARTKPDNKYYKMTEEIAAKLVRHGYGVITGGGPGIMEAGNKGAFEQGGKSVGLNIKLPFEQHSNIYIDPDKSINFDFFFVRKVMFVKYAQGFVVMPGGMGTLDELFEAMTLIQTRKIARFPIVLVGRSYWQGLIDWINNVMLGEEHNINPEDMKLINVVDTPTEAVKVIDDFYSKYLLKPNF
- a CDS encoding glycosyltransferase — encoded protein: MFFSVIIPVYNRPDELRELLESLTKQTYDQFEVLVIEDGSRDKADEVVNTFRDRLAIRYFFKPNSGQGFTRNYGFERARGDYFVIFDSDALVPDHYFAIVNERISQDKLDAYGGPDKAHPDFTPIQRAISYSMTSPFTTGGIRGSKKNLGGTYHPRSFNMGLSRNVWETIGGYKLTRMGEDIEFAIRIIENGFRTGLIPDAFIYHKRRTDFGQFFRQLRFFGRARINISRYYPGELKLVHAIPALFTLFVLSIPLWALISPILFGIAIGLVGLIALLILIDATRKEKSLKIGVLSVEAAFIQLLGYGIGFLSEGWKRIREPKEFRETGASIEYPS
- the hemL gene encoding glutamate-1-semialdehyde 2,1-aminomutase — protein: MTTSEQLFEKAKTLIPGGVNSPVRAFRAVGGSPLFIKSAKGPYLYDEDGRQYIELINSWGPMILGHAFEPVEKAVRDAIQYSFSFGAPTRKEVEMAELITAMVPSVEKVRMVNSGTEATMAAIRVARGFTGRDKIIKFEGCYHGHGDSFLIAAGSGAMTMGVPDSPGVTKATAADTLTAPYNDLAAVETLLENNQNQVAAVILEPVVGNMGCVLPEPGFLEGIRSLCDKYGALLIFDEVMTGFRLAKGGAQERFGIKPDLTTMGKIIGGGMPVGAYGGRADIMNQVSPAGPIYQAGTLSGNPIAMSAGMAMLHYLNEHPEVYTRLETIGDKLVNGFRKGLQKAGVNYTINHIGSMFTLFMTERPVSNFSDAKSCDVPQFGRYFHAMLDRGVYLAPSQFESLFLSIALTDDLVDQIIQANEESLLEAINN
- a CDS encoding ABC transporter substrate-binding protein, with amino-acid sequence MVLLTQLPTQAQVSPEAQRRYSNAVKKVLAGDYDRAKIELNGLIQQRGGLAPYASYYYALAAYRQKNFTQSRLALQQLMDLFPNWRKMSEANYLLAAVSMETGEYEDALTAIQQINDPALRTDVTKLEQAFIPKVTDLKRLKELNKAFPNNRTVGLALIDLIQRTASDKDDLELSDRLTNRFGVPGVGSSQPVITPSTTGTMTAGRSTLPTRTNRAKGYYNIAVMFPFRLDEFNSEKRIRANQYVYDLYDGIKMAKTKLQEEGITVNLFAYDVDNDANKALELVNSPAFAQTDLIIGPLYIEPNRIASAYANQSNIVLLNPIATSSDLVTNQPLSFLAQPSLNQQARKLADHARSLNSGRRVAVYFGASRRDSLLAMAYVNELKQQNYQLVDVRKLSGSVQAMADAMQLTGNTSASVSSSRPVSTTQPIPMGHVFFASSNDEEGARILDALNRRHVIGPLLATASAFDFYRIPASTFARREVYLLYPDYIDATREPVVSFQEQYVAKRNTIPSIFASEGYDMMLFFGRQLARNTLLSRNRSMLRSDTDDYILSGFDYTQANENQVVPIVKFEDGKLVKIN
- the yidC gene encoding membrane protein insertase YidC, with the translated sequence MDRNQLIGIVLILAMLVGYQLLVPKPAPEKEPAQKIQTTKPKSASSAEAAINKAEQPLDSAAAKAQFGDFAAVATGEARDITVENKDLKVTFSTWGGRVKEVVLKNYKTFDQKPLVLIDEKSSKTLLELPTQQGKVNLHQLYYQTSTSNGQVSGQNQQIVFRAEVAPGQSIEQVYTIPSEGYVIDYDLKLNGLTSTVGNGDIRFFWEDKMRQYENDLANNRRAATINYLTADENFENLAEGESNQEATLEEPVQWFTIKHKYFLSGFIDKNAPMTKASFKTLVDPTDSSVVKTAIADVMLPIADVKAGKGQYKFYYGPNKFQLLGSIAPEFDRNVYLGYSILKPINKYFFVPVFNFLEKFIANYGLLIVALVVFVKLLLTPLTYKSYVSMAKMRVLAPEINEIKERVGDDMAKQQSEQMKLYQEVGVSPLSGCVPVLATMPILFALFMLFPNLIELRQKAFLWSSDLSTYDAFLKFPTLPFIGSHLSLFTVLMTASSIAYAYYNNQTTPTQPGPVNMKALSYIFPLMFMFVLNSYPAGLTFYYFVSNIVTITQQQLIRRFVDEDKIKAVLDENRRKNASGQGKKPGGFQALLQKQLAAAEEARKQAEEAQRKARSKK